The genomic interval TGCCATTCCGTCGTCTGCTCATAAGCATGGCCGATTTTGAGAATGGTTTCCTCCTGAAAAGCATCTCCGATGATCTGCAGCCCGATCGGCATGCCGCCGGTGGAAAACCCGCACGGCAGCGACAGCGCGCAGTTCCCTGCCAGATTGACCGGTGTCGTCAGAATATCGTCAAGATACATCTTCAGCGGATCATTCGTCTTTTCACCTTTTTTATAGGCCGGCGTCGGCGTGACCGGTGCCAGAATGGCATCGCACTGTTTAAACACTTCGGTAAAATCGTTGCGGATCAGTGTACGGACTTTCTGCGCCTTTTTATAATAGGCATCATAATAGCCGCTGCTCAGCACATAGGTGCCCAGGATGATACGCCGCTTCACCTCCGGACCGAAACCGGCCGCGCGCGTTTTCCCATACAGGTCCGCCGGATCTTTCCCATCAATCCGCATGCCGTAACGGATACCGTCAAAACGGGCCAGATTGGCAGACGCTTCAGCCGTGGCGATAATGTAATATACGGCAATCGCATATTTGGCATTCGGCAGACTGACATCCACAATTTCCGCCCCGAGACTTTTGCAATGCTCAACCGCATCACGCACGCATTTTTCAACTTCCGGATCCATGCCTTCCACGAAATATTCTTTCGGCAGTCCCAGTCTCATCCCCGCCAGCGACGTATCGCCGGTAAGTTTTTTTCCAAATTCCGGAACGTCCATCTCGATGGATGAAGAATCCATTTTATCGTGCCCGCAGATCGCTTCCATCAGCATCGCGGAATCTTTCACTGTTTTAGTGATCGGTCCGATCTGATCCAGCGAGGAAGCAAAGGCCGTGAGACCGAAACGCGAAACACGGCCATA from Verrucomicrobia bacterium S94 carries:
- the gatA gene encoding Asp-tRNA(Asn)/Glu-tRNA(Gln) amidotransferase subunit GatA, encoding MADLHRLTLSELSEKLAAGACTSVEIVNDVLASIDANDDKVGAYLTLNREDALAQARAADERRAAGEKLPMLGIPVAIKDLLNVKGQPCTCSSKILEGYTAPYDATVIARLREAGAILLGRVNMDEFAMGSSTENAALGKTSNPWNLEHVPGGSSGGSAACVAADEAIASLGSDTGGSIRQPAAFCGCVGVKPTYGRVSRFGLTAFASSLDQIGPITKTVKDSAMLMEAICGHDKMDSSSIEMDVPEFGKKLTGDTSLAGMRLGLPKEYFVEGMDPEVEKCVRDAVEHCKSLGAEIVDVSLPNAKYAIAVYYIIATAEASANLARFDGIRYGMRIDGKDPADLYGKTRAAGFGPEVKRRIILGTYVLSSGYYDAYYKKAQKVRTLIRNDFTEVFKQCDAILAPVTPTPAYKKGEKTNDPLKMYLDDILTTPVNLAGNCALSLPCGFSTGGMPIGLQIIGDAFQEETILKIGHAYEQTTEWHKQKPEL